A genomic segment from Zerene cesonia ecotype Mississippi chromosome 7, Zerene_cesonia_1.1, whole genome shotgun sequence encodes:
- the LOC119828360 gene encoding mpv17-like protein, whose amino-acid sequence MASRIVAWWRHTLKRRPVLTNTAVYATFYTAAEFSQQSFNKMYSPEKPDYDLAAAGRIVATGSCLYPTTLYFWYRYLDRRFVGTSVKIVLTKVAADQFIMTPMLIAAFYTLLGVLERKEDVFEELKHKYWKTFAANQAFWIPGQIINFAFVPSNLRVVYVASASFIWINVLCFIKRQKVEKQI is encoded by the exons ATGGCATCCCGAATAGTTGCCTGGTGGCGACACACCCTCAAGCGAAGGCCGGTGCTCACGAACACGGCTGTATACGCCACGTTTTACACTGCAGCGGAATTTTCTCAGCAATCCTTCAACAAAATGTATTCG CCAGAAAAGCCAGACTATGATTTGGCAGCAGCCGGCAGAATAGTGGCAACGGGAAGCTGTCTCTATCCAACGACTCTATATTTTTG gTATAGGTATTTAGATAGACGCTTCGTAGGCACGTCAGTGAAGATTGTATTAACTAAAGTTGCAGCTGATCAGTTTATTATGACTCCAATGTTAATTGCCGCCTTCTATACAT TGTTAGGAGTTCTAGAAAGAAAGGAAGACGTATTTGAAGAgttgaaacataaatattggAAGACATTTGCCGCGAATCAAGCATTCTGGATTCCTggacagataataaattttgcatttgtGCCATCGAATTTGCGCGTTGTTTACGTTGCTTCAGCATCTTTTATTTGGATAAATGTTCTCTGTTTTATAAAGAGGCAAAAGGTTGAAAAGCAGATATAA
- the LOC119840845 gene encoding uncharacterized protein LOC119840845 encodes MQKISVLFNDSLDKELIDFSVSPASDLLEYASSKVTKLLSNICCLLAVIISFIMGFEYDKIYKKAKIKVSEKEILRIIVVVVLFMLLPIVLVCIVLSLVYKSLCAVIIKSRDKNFVKFLDSFDVFWCLEDNANSNIIEVLGIIQADCPYALVDKIREKLEDVISNKSVEKIFYRRQEQFGFYYWRKNDDVNINQYVKLLNVTNKNSLNPDDLESLMSELTKKSLPYNGEGLFEILITDIELNDEGDLLDSYAIIFRIHHSVGDGIALIEFLCEILADDTSQTVQLFKAPEVCNLFDQNMVKDIAELTKTISEMILCAVEGVIRKPDINSLHGPTLEGKKIFKWIDSNDNLLQMIKHIKEKQDDLNFSDILATALSNGLRKYFSQTMLYIPEHVAVIIPIRLSTNEDTLILENNFTVSILDLPLNNDLRSISTCCNRLRRSLDPMTNHYLLKLCNVFPNYILEQVFNSDQATMVFSNIPGPKRLSICGCVVKSLVFFVPNKGTTGVGVTALCYGGVLRFAVMADSALLSRPEDLSNILDGMVEEIKRLYAENVAV; translated from the exons ATGCAGAAAATAAGTGTACTATTCAATGATTCTTTAGATAAAGAATTGATTGATTTTAGTGTTTCACCAGCATCCGATCTACTCGAATATGCTAGTAGTAAAGTCACAAAACTACTCAGCAATATTTGTTGTTTGCTTGCAGTAATCATATCATTCATAATGGGATTTgag tacgataaaatatacaaaaaagccAAAATCAAAGTTAGTGAAAAGGAAATTTTACGTATTAtagttgttgttgttttgtttatgcTGTTACCTATTGTTTTAGTGTGTATAGTGTTAAGTTTAGTGTATAAAAGTCTGTGTGCAGTAATTATTAAGAGTAGAGACAAAAACTTTGTTAAGTTTCTCGATAGTTTTGATGTATTTTGGTGCTTGGAGGACAATGCGAacagtaatattattgaaGTGTTAGGTATAATTCAGGCTGATTGTCCATATGCACTGGTGGATAAAATAAGAGAAAAGTTGGAGGATGtcatatcaaataaatcggttgaaaaaatattttatagaaggCAAGAACAATTCGGTTTTTATTACTGGCGCAAGAATGATGACGTCAACATCAACCAATACGTAAAGTTGCTAAACGTAACGAACAAAAATAGCCTAAATCCTGACGATCTAGAAAGTCTCATGAGTGAATTGACTAAGAAATCATTGCCGTATAATGGCGAAGGTCTTTTTGAAATCTTAATCACCGATATTGAGTTAAATGATGAAGGCGATCTTTTAGATAGTTACGCAATCATATTTAGAATACATCATTCAGTGGGCGATGGTATTGCCTTGATAGAGTTTCTGTGTGAAATTCTAGCAGATGATACCAGTCAAACAGTCCAACTGTTTAAAGCACCTGAAGTTTGTAATCTATTTGATCAGAATATGGTAAAAGACATAGCAGAGTTAACCAAAACAATAAGTGAAATGATACTGTGCGCTGTGGAGGGTGTTATAAGGAAACCCGATATAAATTCGTTACATGGACCGACGTTAGAGggtaaaaagatatttaaatggaTTGATTCGAATGATAATTTACTTCAAATGATAAagcatataaaagaaaaacaagatGACTTAAACTTTTCAGATATATTAGCGACTGCTTTGTCGAATGGattacgaaaatatttttctcag ACTATGTTGTACATACCAGAGCATGTCGCAGTAATTATCCCAATTAGATTGAGTACAAATGAGGACACGCTAATTTTGGAAAACAATTTCACTGTCAGCATTCTGGACTTACCGCTCAATAATGATTTGAGGTCTATAAGCACTTGCTGTAATCGACTACGAAGAAGTCTAGATCCTatg ACGAACCACTACTTGTTAAAATTGTGCAACGTTTTCCCGAATTATATTCTGGAGCAGGTTTTTAACAGCGATCAAGCGACGATGGTTTTTAGCAACATACCGGGACCCAAGCGTTTGAGCATTTGTGGTTGTGTAGTGAAATCTTTGGTAttctttgtaccaaataaGGGCACTACAG GTGTGGGTGTCACTGCTTTATGCTATGGCGGCGTGTTGAGGTTTGCAGTAATGGCCGATTCAGCTCTTCTATCTAGGCCTGAGGATCTATCGAATATTCTAGACGGAATGGTTGAGGAAATCAAGCGATTGTATGCAGAGAACGTAGCAGTGTAA
- the LOC119828204 gene encoding uncharacterized protein LOC119828204: protein MFPNSYTQKLFAPENFKCYEVNKELVTQKNFLNGLENARHILHCLEKSLKKTRSYEDQLLRCKSKHSHVHIKTSDSQISQDNSSKPSETANSQSSKSPVNLPESWSAISIVCLQYQYEELSARYESLLRDYDERCKLVNSRDVEISRLRQRMKRNHARLVDANKALLAVGERYMALRKKKFVQKLWYEERIDQLKQRIQDVVTTAERARLEIDDQLLNLIAGEEDTSASLLLEEVLVD from the exons ATGTTTCCTAATTCAtatacgcaaaaactattcgCGCCTGAAAACTTTAAATGCTATGAAGTCAACAAGGAATTG GTAACTCAGAAGAACTTCCTAAATGGTTTGGAAAACGCGAGACACATATTACACTGCTTGGAGAAGAGTCTGAAAAAGACCCGCAGTTACGAGGATCAATTGTTACGATGCAAATCCAAACACTCCCATGTGCATATTAAAACTAGTGATTCTCAAATTTCCCAAGATAATAGTTCTAAGCCCTCAGAAACAG caaACTCGCAATCCTCAAAGAGCCCAGTAAATTTGCCAGAATCTTGGTCAGCTATAAGTATTGTATGTCTTCAGTACCA ATACGAAGAACTGTCAGCCCGCTACGAGTCCCTACTGCGTGATTACGACGAGCGCTGTAAATTAGTGAATTCTCGCGACGTGGAAATTTCTAGACTTCGACAGAGGATGAAAAGGAATCACGCGAGGCTTGTTGATGCGAACAAAGCCTTACTAGCCGTGGGCGAGAGGTATATGGCTTTACGGAAGAAGAAATTTGTACAG AAACTTTGGTACGAAGAGCGCATAGACCAATTGAAACAGCGCATACAAGATGTAGTAACAACTGCAGAACGCGCTCGACTGGAAATTGACGACCAATTGCTAAATCTCATAGCTGGTGAGGAGGACACATCTGCTTCGTTGCTTCTTGAAGAGGTATTGGTGGATTAG
- the LOC119828322 gene encoding MAPK regulated corepressor interacting protein 2 — protein sequence MYTVSKGPSKIVAKTRRGLSQNLERLDSRKDHNRRSSDADNGEIINMPKPIFHSNGKKTVHQRIQHSVITPQHEEIIKYISETWTQTANGDSEPSTPTSTIGSGSSSPTLPTSLYYQDDEPSPVLHDFKPFDLETWWGKRLFQNITNSL from the exons atgtatactgTATCTAAGGGACCTAGCAAGATTGTTGCTAAAACTCGGAGAG gTCTCTCGCAAAATTTGGAAAGATTAGACAGCCGAAAAGATCATAATAGAAGGTCTTCTGACGCTGATAATGGAGaaattattaa TATGCCGAAACCAATTTTTCATTCCAATGGTAAAAAGACAGTCCATCAAAGGATACAGCACAGTGTTATAACACCGCAACACgaggaaataattaaatatataagtgaaA CTTGGACGCAAACGGCAAATGGTGACAGTGAACCTTCAACACCTACAAGTACAATAG GATCTGGAAGCTCATCGCCCACACTACCCACAAGCTTGTACTACCAAGACGATGAACCAAGTCCAGTTCTACATGACTTCAAACCCTTCGACCTTGAAACGTGGTGGGGCAAGCGACTCTTCCAGAACATCACCAACTCTCTTTGA